In Clostridium omnivorum, the DNA window TAATACCCTGGAACTACCATCTGCTCCTCATCAAGGGCTCTTATTACAGACCAACTTAGCGGAGTAAAAACGTCGGCCATGGCTTCACCCACATTGGTGTTAGTCCATAAGAAGTCTCCATCGAATGAATCATTCAATTCATAGGTATCAGGATTACCAGGCTTTAAGGTTGTAATAGGACGTGCTTGAAGAATATATAATTTCCCCTTTGCAACAGCCCATTCTATATCCTGTTGACTTCCCGATTTCTTCACTAGTTTTGAAGCATATTTATACATCTCTGAGGCATACTTCTTAAAATCACTTGGGCCTTCATATTTTCCTTTTGGCCTCATCAACTTAAAAGGATAAGCATTGGACTCTCCAGATACAAGCTGCTCTCCCAATCCATATACAAAATTACCTGCCATACTTGTGTGGCTGCCTGTAATCGGATCAGCTGTAAAAAGTACCCCCGAAATATCCGACTGGACCATAAGCATAATTACTATTGCAATCTTATGAGACTGTTCCATACCTTGAACAGAACTGTATGCCTTTACTCTCTCCGAATTTCTTGATTTAAAAACAGTATAAATTGCTTCCTGTATCTCTTTATCTGTTTTAACATTAAGAACAGTTTCAAACTCTCCTGCAAAAGAAGCCTGCGCTGAATCTTCACTTAATGCGGATGACCTTACAGCAAACAATGCTCCATCATAATTTTTTCTAATGTTATTTAGATAAACCTTTATCTCATTCCAGGCTTCATCATTAAGCCTTTCCTTCTGAAAGGCGGATGGTAAAACAACGAAACCTTCTGGAACAGGATACCCATCCTGATACATTCTAGCTAAGCTTCCTCCTTTTCCTCCTGCAAATGCCTGAAGCTCTGGAGTCAAATCTTTAAAACCTTTCACCATAATTGACATATTATGCATCTCCCTTTTCCTTACTTATAAAAACTATCCTTTAAAAGTTCAAAATAAGTATCCATCTCCACCAATATTTCATCAAAATTTAGATTAGTTATAGGGTTCTTCTTTATCTTTTCCTTTTCTTTAGCTATAAAACCTTCCATGGTCCAAATAATAACATCTACAGCTCTTTTTATATCAATACCCTCTTTAAATTTGGAAGTATCGAAATTATTTAGTACTTTACTATAGGCATTTATCAAGTATTCTTTATTCCTTGACTCCATGTCATTTTTTACTTCATCGGAGTCTTCAAAATTAGCAGCCTTAACAAATTCAAGCATATCAGGATATTTATTAACTAGCATAAATTCAACTAATAAAACTTGACGCAGCCTTTTTAAGATATCTTTTTCATTCAAATCAATTTTCCCAAAGAACTCATTCATAAGAATCTCTAAAGCATGATCATACAAAAATAAGAACATATCCTTTTTACTATTGAAATAGTGAAATAATGCTCCTTTTGAAATATTAGCTTCCTTAACAATCTCATCTGTGGCTGTATTTTTATACCCTTTTTTTGCGAATTCCTTTATTGCAGCATTTAAAATCCGCTCTTGTTTTTCAGCTTTTAAGCTTAAAAACTTTGTATACATACTGTTCACCTTCCTTATAAAGAAAAAAACGTACATTCATTGACTAAATTGGTCAATCTAAATATAACATTATTGACTGATTTAGTCAACCTCAATATTATAAAATTTTCAATCCAAATTGCGCAAAGTATGCTTATCATAATGCCAAGTTCACTTGACATTGTCTCTGCTTCCTGGTATAATTTACTAATAGGAGGTGTTACTTTGGATGATAAAATTAAGCTAAAAAATCGCTTAAAGGTTGCTAGAGCTGAATTAAATATTTCTCAAGAGCAACTTGCTAATTTAGCAGGTGTTTCTCGACAAACAATAGGTTCAATTGAAACAGGTCAATATTGTCCCACCGCTAAGTTAGCTTTAATACTTTCAAAATGTCTGCACAAAACTTTTGAAGAACTATTTTATATTGAGGAGGAAGATAACAATGTTTAAAAAAGCAAATTCTGAAAACAAAGAGGTCTCCATCTATGGTATTGTCGATGAGCGAACAAAAGCAGTTGTTTATCAAGGAGATGCCTATACTGGGCGATTTATGCTCTTTGCAGTTCTTATTGACGTAGTCCTTCGTGGATTAAAACTCAACATTTCCTTTATAGATTCAAATTGGGACTTAATGTTGATTGTTATAATGGGAGGCCTTATTTCTACAGCTTATCAGATAAAAAATAAAGTTATTTTTAATCGTCCACTTTCAAAAAGTTTCTATTTCGTCATTTTACTTATGGGCTTCAGTGCACTAGCTGCGTTTATTCTTGCTTATCTTATTTCAAAATAGCGGATAGAAACAGCTGTGTTGCTTTCTAAAGCTTCACAGCCTTTTTTCCCAGCAAGCCCTCTCATCCTTTAATTACCAAATTACATTAGCCATCAGCTAGCTTAATTCCAAAACGTTATCTTTCTATCAGCTCATAGTCAATAATAGTTATGCCACTACCGTTAAAGTGCTTCAGCACAATATCAATCTGTTGAAATCCTCTAGTATATCATGGTTATTGGCATCTAACTCATGCGCAAAAGGTATAGTATTCCTATCCAATACTCTCTATTTTTTGTATTTATGTACCCCTGGAACGCAAATCCATAAAACCCTTAGTCCATAAAAACATGAAACACACATTAAAAAAAAGGCTAGATTTCTCTAACCTTTTGATAATAACCTATAAGAGTACCATAAGAGTATTAACAATAACATACATATACTAGAACTTATGTATTACTTTGTAATTTAGCAGTGTGCATAGCTGAATAACACGACTTTTTATATAATTTTACCAGTGCTAATATAATAATTGGTACTATAGCTCCAGTAAATGAAAGTGTCTGGGAACATTTGAAAATGGTTCCTTTACCTGTAATCCTATGGTGGTCAATTTATTATTTTACAGCTGGAGAAATAAATAATATTGATAAAAACAGGTGGTTTATGGGTGCTTTAGTAGCTTTACTTACAGCTTTAATAACAATCCCACTACTGTTTTATTTTTATACTAGAGCTTTTGGAGTAGAGTTATTAGTAGTTGATATTTTATTATTATTTTTAGCACTATTATTGGGTCAGCTAGCAGGTCTTCATTTTTATAAGTACCATAAAGGCATAAATTCACTTATTGCAATAAGTATATTGTTAATAATAATTTTTATTTTTATATTATTTACTTTTTATCCACCGCACTTACCATTATTTAGAGATAGTAATACCGGTAAGTATGGAATATATTAAATTGAGATTGAAAGGCCAATGTCTACGAAAACAGGCCCACTGTGGAATTTAAGTCCGGTGTGACGATGGATGTGAAAAGATAACTATAAAATACAACCGGCCAAAGAAAATTAACAATCAGCTGTACCCAATATAAAGTGATTGCTTTTTTGCGTTCAGGTGTCTCCGGGGTTTGATAAATAGTATAGACCGCAATCCCCATTAGAAGATACAGTATAGGGCAAATGACGCCGAAAAGCATAAAAAAAGCTCGGGTGTCCTTATAGATTGGACATCCGAGCTTTTTTGTCAGTTATTCAAACTCATGACCAGGCATTTTACTTTAGTGTTGGAAAAGTAGCATTTTCATTTATAACAGACCAATTATTTTTATTCCTTACATCATTATGAACCTTGAACCAAGTTCCTGGTAGGTAAACATTTCCGTTGTTTTTTGCAATATCCCAATTCATTGAACCTAATACATACTGAT includes these proteins:
- a CDS encoding helix-turn-helix transcriptional regulator encodes the protein MDDKIKLKNRLKVARAELNISQEQLANLAGVSRQTIGSIETGQYCPTAKLALILSKCLHKTFEELFYIEEEDNNV
- a CDS encoding TetR/AcrR family transcriptional regulator, which codes for MYTKFLSLKAEKQERILNAAIKEFAKKGYKNTATDEIVKEANISKGALFHYFNSKKDMFLFLYDHALEILMNEFFGKIDLNEKDILKRLRQVLLVEFMLVNKYPDMLEFVKAANFEDSDEVKNDMESRNKEYLINAYSKVLNNFDTSKFKEGIDIKRAVDVIIWTMEGFIAKEKEKIKKNPITNLNFDEILVEMDTYFELLKDSFYK
- a CDS encoding TspO/MBR family protein; its protein translation is MLFGVICPILYLLMGIAVYTIYQTPETPERKKAITLYWVQLIVNFLWPVVFYSYLFTSIVTPDLNSTVGLFS